One stretch of Siphonobacter curvatus DNA includes these proteins:
- the hisC gene encoding histidinol-phosphate transaminase, which produces MFQLEKLVRPHLLSLTPYSSARDEYSGKEGVFLDANENPLGSATANAYNRYPDPYQWVVKEKLAPLKGVRPSQIMLGNGSDEPIDLLVRAFCEPKEDHILILPPTYGMYEVSANIQNVAVQKVPLTPEFQIDVPVVLAAADEHTKLIWLCSPNNPSGNVLRRADILQIIESTSCIVVVDEAYIDFAADTTLLTELDRYPNLVVLQTFSKAWGLAGLRVGMCFASEAIIALLNKIKSPYNISSVTQQLLAEALTEVAKKDAMVQTILVNRERLRQRLESLPNVEKVFPTDSNQLLVRFQDSAAVFSYLLEHKIIVRDRSKVKHCDNCLRISVGTEEEDNVLFDSLLEFTRAIVHD; this is translated from the coding sequence ATGTTTCAATTAGAGAAACTAGTACGTCCGCACTTGCTTTCGCTTACTCCGTACTCGTCCGCCCGCGATGAATACAGTGGCAAGGAAGGCGTGTTTCTGGATGCGAACGAAAACCCTTTAGGCTCGGCTACGGCCAACGCCTACAATCGTTACCCCGATCCGTATCAGTGGGTCGTCAAGGAGAAACTGGCTCCTCTCAAAGGTGTCCGGCCTTCGCAGATCATGCTGGGCAATGGCTCCGACGAACCAATTGATTTGCTGGTCCGGGCCTTTTGCGAGCCTAAGGAAGACCATATTCTGATCCTGCCGCCGACCTACGGCATGTACGAGGTATCCGCGAACATTCAGAACGTGGCTGTCCAGAAAGTACCGCTGACGCCGGAGTTTCAGATCGACGTGCCCGTTGTACTGGCTGCCGCAGATGAACATACAAAACTCATCTGGCTCTGTTCGCCTAATAACCCCTCGGGGAACGTACTGCGGCGGGCGGACATTCTGCAAATCATTGAATCGACTTCCTGCATTGTGGTCGTCGATGAAGCTTACATTGATTTTGCAGCGGATACAACGTTGTTGACGGAACTGGATCGTTACCCGAATCTGGTTGTCTTGCAGACCTTCTCCAAAGCTTGGGGACTGGCCGGTTTACGCGTCGGGATGTGTTTTGCCAGTGAAGCCATTATTGCATTACTGAACAAAATCAAATCTCCCTACAATATCAGTAGCGTAACCCAGCAACTACTGGCCGAGGCTCTGACGGAGGTGGCGAAAAAGGATGCAATGGTACAGACGATTCTCGTCAACCGCGAACGCCTACGCCAGCGTCTGGAATCATTACCCAACGTTGAAAAAGTATTTCCGACGGATTCTAACCAGCTGTTAGTAAGGTTTCAGGATTCGGCGGCTGTATTTTCTTACCTGCTCGAACACAAAATCATCGTCCGGGATCGTTCTAAAGTCAAACACTGTGACAACTGCCTCCGAATTTCGGTAGGTACCGAGGAAGAGGATAACGTGTTGTTTGACTCCCTGCTGGAATTTACCCGAGCGATTGTTCACGACTAG
- a CDS encoding UvrD-helicase domain-containing protein, which produces MFTIYAASAGSGKTFTLAKEFLKLALSSHPNEEGLLQFSPSYFQHILAVTFTNDAAHEMKSRILQTLQGISRYRTLDETARRKVEAYRQLLLQEITDPQTGQLITEAELEKRSAQTFQVLLHQYSRLSVSTIDSFTQRVVAAFTEELGIPYNFEVSLESDVIVAAGVEQLLSKVGQTEFSQLTLVLEELVAEMADEGKSWTSLRTELQTVGKKILDDKHRDALQKLAELSAEDFWEIRRQIREYCQCQEEEYRRLGRLAMELIEEKATLTISDFNYGATGAAGFLQKVRDGQKKFAEGVSSRLQAVIRREQNWMKAKTPLLILSQFERIEAELEVVGREVINLYESQIEKYTLCQELEKHLHKLALLKQLSDEVKAIEDHSGQIHISRFNQSILNIVLEEPVPFLYERLGEKFHHILIDEFQDTSQLQWLNFMPLIDNSLSSSHYNLVVGDAKQSIYRFRGGEMEQLVHLHQNKGSDLSPMLPPGNTINWNVGDRLLTISRHLQPEVLNYNRRSCKEIVDFNNDLLKHVLDHQIREEWQVTPRIYQTYFQKTPEVNPKCGGHVQIDFLETEADTEPTPAFVINQINACRAEGYTYKDIAILCRKNRHARLLADTLTAHRIPVISADSLLVSASVAVNLVMAFLRVLDAPDQPLVKYEAAYLYLKDIQGKVPNEEINTRIRAMVESTDWKAFWTWLKEEGQTLEPSVLRKFGLFELCEELIARFRLFDVPAQAPYLFRFLDYAQDFSVRKSGHLSDFVQDWEQQKNKLCVNTPEGSDAVTIQTIHKSKGMEYGVVLLPYANWSFTSNQWDEIWGDLEEIELEELQLPESGDRQLRRLRTAPFSVTQKLAQTHLKAEYERETEQTFLDNLNLLYVALTRAVERLYVSMEVKRTKKGEPLKDTVGQFFASYVDSDEGQHIVRQGNALKPRPVAVKDDTTISIENVLTVRRESMRLRRQKDRLTEWDTFTSQKDWPNKAHAVMRDIRTPEDVPNVIERMQKRGLIDESQVILLREAIERVLSREEMKPYFELPAEFLSQQEILMPNGDILRPDRVVIRPDQSIAILDYKTGQIRDSHRDQMKSYARRYREMGYTKVEGWIVYLETGEIVSVK; this is translated from the coding sequence ATGTTTACGATTTACGCGGCTTCGGCGGGGTCAGGAAAGACTTTTACGCTTGCCAAAGAGTTTCTGAAACTGGCTCTATCGAGTCATCCAAACGAAGAAGGCCTGTTGCAGTTTAGTCCTTCGTACTTCCAGCATATTCTGGCCGTAACGTTTACGAATGATGCGGCTCATGAGATGAAAAGCCGAATCCTGCAAACCCTGCAGGGGATCAGCCGATACCGTACGCTCGACGAAACAGCTCGGCGGAAAGTAGAAGCCTACCGACAACTGCTCTTACAGGAAATCACGGACCCTCAGACGGGGCAACTGATTACGGAAGCGGAACTCGAAAAACGTTCGGCTCAAACCTTTCAGGTACTCCTCCATCAGTATAGCCGATTATCTGTTTCCACCATCGATAGCTTTACGCAACGGGTAGTGGCGGCGTTTACAGAAGAACTAGGTATTCCCTATAACTTTGAAGTAAGTCTGGAATCGGATGTGATTGTAGCCGCCGGAGTAGAACAGCTACTTAGTAAAGTGGGGCAAACGGAGTTTAGCCAACTGACGCTGGTACTGGAAGAACTCGTGGCCGAAATGGCGGACGAAGGCAAAAGCTGGACTTCTCTGCGAACGGAACTACAAACCGTGGGCAAGAAAATTCTGGATGATAAACATCGGGATGCCCTGCAAAAGCTAGCTGAACTCAGTGCGGAAGACTTTTGGGAAATACGCCGACAGATCCGTGAATACTGCCAGTGTCAGGAGGAAGAATACCGCCGCCTGGGCCGTCTGGCTATGGAACTCATTGAGGAGAAGGCAACGCTGACCATTAGTGATTTTAATTACGGAGCCACGGGGGCCGCCGGTTTTCTGCAAAAGGTACGCGACGGACAGAAGAAGTTCGCCGAAGGCGTTTCCTCGCGTTTACAGGCCGTCATCCGGCGGGAGCAAAACTGGATGAAAGCCAAAACACCTCTGCTGATTCTTTCGCAGTTCGAACGTATTGAAGCAGAGCTGGAAGTGGTGGGCCGTGAAGTGATCAATCTGTACGAGAGTCAGATTGAAAAATATACCCTGTGTCAGGAGTTAGAGAAACACCTGCACAAACTGGCCCTGCTCAAGCAACTGTCCGATGAAGTAAAAGCTATTGAGGATCACTCCGGGCAAATTCACATCTCCCGATTCAACCAGTCCATTCTCAACATTGTACTGGAAGAGCCCGTACCTTTTTTGTACGAACGACTCGGGGAGAAGTTTCATCACATCCTCATTGACGAGTTTCAGGATACATCACAACTTCAGTGGCTGAACTTTATGCCGCTGATTGACAACAGCTTATCCTCCAGTCACTACAACCTCGTGGTGGGTGACGCAAAGCAAAGTATCTACCGGTTTCGGGGGGGAGAAATGGAGCAGCTGGTCCATCTTCACCAAAATAAAGGCAGTGATCTGTCGCCCATGTTACCGCCCGGGAATACCATTAACTGGAACGTAGGCGATCGTCTGCTGACCATTTCCCGGCATTTGCAACCGGAGGTGCTCAACTACAATCGGCGGAGCTGTAAGGAAATTGTGGATTTCAACAATGACCTGCTAAAGCATGTGCTGGATCATCAGATTCGGGAAGAGTGGCAGGTGACGCCGCGAATTTATCAGACCTATTTTCAGAAAACGCCCGAAGTTAATCCTAAGTGCGGTGGACACGTACAGATCGATTTTCTGGAAACGGAGGCGGATACCGAACCAACGCCCGCTTTTGTCATCAACCAAATCAACGCCTGTCGGGCCGAAGGATATACGTACAAGGATATTGCCATTTTGTGTCGAAAAAACCGGCACGCCCGGCTCCTGGCGGATACCTTGACCGCACACCGGATTCCGGTTATTTCCGCCGATTCACTCCTGGTGAGTGCCTCGGTAGCGGTGAATTTAGTCATGGCGTTTTTGCGGGTTCTGGATGCACCCGATCAGCCACTGGTCAAATACGAAGCGGCCTACCTGTATCTGAAGGACATTCAGGGGAAAGTTCCGAATGAGGAAATCAACACCCGGATCCGGGCTATGGTAGAATCGACGGACTGGAAAGCCTTCTGGACGTGGCTGAAAGAAGAAGGACAAACCCTGGAGCCTTCGGTGTTACGAAAATTCGGACTGTTTGAACTTTGCGAAGAACTGATTGCCCGTTTTCGGCTATTCGACGTACCCGCTCAGGCTCCGTACCTGTTTCGGTTTCTGGACTACGCCCAGGATTTTTCCGTTCGAAAAAGCGGCCATCTGAGCGATTTCGTACAGGATTGGGAACAGCAAAAAAACAAATTGTGCGTCAATACCCCCGAAGGTAGTGACGCCGTGACCATTCAGACGATCCACAAGTCGAAAGGAATGGAGTACGGGGTCGTCTTGTTACCGTACGCCAATTGGAGCTTCACGTCGAATCAATGGGACGAAATCTGGGGAGATCTGGAAGAGATTGAGTTAGAGGAACTACAATTGCCTGAAAGTGGCGACCGTCAGCTCCGTCGTTTGCGTACCGCTCCTTTTTCGGTGACGCAGAAGCTCGCTCAAACCCACTTGAAGGCCGAATACGAACGCGAAACGGAGCAAACCTTTCTCGATAATCTAAACCTGTTATACGTGGCCCTGACCCGTGCCGTCGAACGATTGTACGTCTCGATGGAAGTAAAACGGACGAAGAAGGGCGAGCCTTTGAAAGACACCGTCGGTCAGTTTTTTGCGAGTTACGTCGATTCAGACGAAGGACAGCACATCGTACGACAGGGGAATGCTCTCAAGCCCCGCCCCGTCGCAGTGAAAGATGACACGACGATTAGTATTGAAAACGTGCTCACGGTTCGGCGGGAAAGTATGCGTTTACGGAGGCAGAAAGATCGACTAACGGAATGGGATACGTTTACCAGTCAGAAAGACTGGCCTAATAAAGCTCATGCCGTCATGCGGGATATCCGTACGCCTGAAGACGTACCCAACGTGATTGAACGAATGCAGAAACGGGGCCTCATTGACGAGTCGCAGGTGATTCTTCTCCGGGAAGCCATTGAGCGGGTATTGAGTCGGGAAGAAATGAAACCGTACTTTGAATTGCCCGCCGAGTTTTTGTCGCAACAGGAAATCCTGATGCCCAACGGAGATATTCTGCGTCCGGATCGGGTCGTAATTCGCCCCGATCAAAGCATAGCCATTCTGGATTACAAAACCGGCCAAATCCGAGATAGCCACCGGGACCAAATGAAATCCTACGCCCGCCGTTACCGCGAAATGGGTTATACAAAAGTTGAAGGATGGATTGTGTATCTGGAGACCGGAGAGATTGTATCTGTGAAGTGA